In Microbacterium lushaniae, the following are encoded in one genomic region:
- a CDS encoding helix-turn-helix domain-containing protein, with protein sequence MPDRPPAGTHLLAPAQVAELLSITVDEVVALVHEGRLRGMRVGSPARWRVEEDSVEAYLEDQAEEARRIALWRQSNAASFPELWGRAAPARD encoded by the coding sequence ATGCCCGACCGTCCCCCAGCCGGCACGCACCTGCTCGCTCCCGCTCAGGTGGCGGAACTGCTCAGCATCACCGTCGACGAGGTCGTCGCCCTGGTCCACGAGGGGCGGTTGCGCGGCATGCGCGTGGGCAGCCCCGCACGGTGGCGCGTCGAAGAGGACAGCGTCGAGGCCTACCTGGAAGACCAGGCCGAGGAGGCCCGCCGCATCGCGCTGTGGCGCCAGTCCAACGCCGCGAGCTTCCCCGAGCTGTGGGGGCGCGCCGCCCCCGCGCGCGACTGA